In Nicotiana tabacum cultivar K326 chromosome 11, ASM71507v2, whole genome shotgun sequence, a single window of DNA contains:
- the LOC107827194 gene encoding ubiquinol oxidase 4, chloroplastic/chromoplastic-like → MAISLSAMAFGTSVPSFSYFKARNLENPSFLCISQTPFCFNSLFSLQNSYGSSQRPLSRKSCRVRATLLQENEEEVVVEKSFAPKSFPSKVGGGSNGEPPDDSSPNGLEKWVVKVEQSINIFLTDSVIKILDTLYHDRNYARFFVLETIARVPYFAFISVLHMYESFGWWRRADYLKVHFAESWNEMHHLLIMEELGGNAWWFDRFLAQHVAVFYYFMTVLMYALSPRMAYHFSECVENHAYETYDKFIKEQGEELKKLPAPKIAVSYYTGGDLYLFDEFQTSREPNTRRPKIDNLYDVFMNIRDDEAEHCKTMKACQTHGSLRSPHTDPFPESEDDSGCPVPQADCVGIVDCIKKSVADPQVIRK, encoded by the exons ATGGCTATTTCTCTTTCAGCTATGGCTTTTGGAACCTCAGTTCCTTCATTTTCTTATTTCAAAGCAAGAAATCTTGAAAACCcatcatttttatgcatttctCAGACCCCTTTTTGTTTCAATTCtcttttttcacttcaaaattcTTATGGGTCTTCACAACGTCCCCTCTCAAG GAAATCATGTAGGGTTCGAGCAACGTTGTTACAAGAGAATGAAGAGGAAGTGGTTGTGGAGAAATCTTTTGCCCCTAAGAGTTTTCCGAGCAAAGTGGGAGGGGGAAGTAATGGAGAGCCACCAGATGATTCATCCCCTAATGGTTTGGAGAAATGGGTTGTAAAGGTTGAGCAGTCTATAAATATCTTTCTCACG GATTCGGTGATAAAGATTCTTGACACTTTGTATCACGACCGAAACTATGCAAGATTTTTCGTGCTGGAAACAATTGCGAGAGTTCCTTATTTTG CATTTATATCTGTTCTTCACATGTATGAGAGCTTTGGTTGGTGGAGAAGAGCAGATTATCTGAAGGTGCATTTTGCTGAGAGCTGGAATGAGATGCACCATTTACTCATTATGGAA gaattaggaggaaatgcctgGTGGTTTGACCGATTCCTTGCACAACATGTTGCAGTATTCTATTATTTCATGACAGTCTTGATGTATGCTTTGAGCCCAAGAATGGCAT ATCATTTCTCTGAATGTGTGGAGAACCACGCATACGAGACTTACGATAAATTCATCAAGGAGCAAGGAG AGGAATTGAAGAAATTGCCCGCACCAAAGATTGCCGTGAGCTACTACACGGGAGGTGACTTGTACTTGTTTG ATGAATTTCAGACTTCGCGAGAGCCTAATACCCGAAGACCAAAAATAG ATAATCTGTATGACGTATTCATGAACATTAGAGATGACGAAGCAGAGCATTGTAAGACAATGAAAGCCTGTCAAACGCATGGGAGCCTTCGCTCTCCGCACACAGATCCATTTCCTGAGTCTGAAGATGATTCAGGGTGTCCCGTGCCTCAGGCTGATTGTGTAGGTATCGTGGATTGTATAAAGAAATCTGTCGCCGATCCTCAAGTCATTAGAAAGTAG
- the LOC107827195 gene encoding E3 ubiquitin-protein ligase COP1 isoform X2: protein MGGGGERSIGALVPTVKSEPENAGETSAPAAVTVELQEQIPVPEKEEEVDKDMLCPICMQIIKDAFLTACGHSFCYMCIVTHLHNKSDCPCCSHYLTTNHLYPNFLLNKLLMKRSARQMAKSATPVEQLRQAIQQDSHLILRQGCDVSIKELESLLSLLMEKKRKMEQEEAETNLQILLEFLQCLRKQKVEELYEIQNDLKYIKEDINAVEKRRIELYRARSRYSAKMRMLVDDSSAMTVRPSLGDKESGAIVSSSVGSQEQVRVGTTQTRNTDAGAPGISQLVQWKDDHGGSDSQHPNQPGQAIARKKRVHAQFNELQTCYLQKRRYWARQPEKQKERVANVMNREGYSAGLEDFQSVLSTFTRYSRLRVVAELRHSDLFHSANIVSSIEFDRDDELFATAGVSRRIKVFEFASVVNEPADAQCPVVEMSTRSKLSCLSWNKCTKNQLASSDYEGIVTVWDVTTRQSVMEYEEHEKRAWSVDFCCTEPSLLVSGSDDCKVKVWCTKQEASVLTIDMKANICSVKYNPGSSVHVAVGSADHHIHYYDLRNVSQPLHIFSGHRKAVSYVKFLSNNELASASTDSTLCLWDVRENVPLHTFKGHANEKNFVGLTVNSEYLACGSETNEVFVYHKAISKPAAWHKFGSDDQNDPDEDMGSYFISAVCWKRDSPTILTANSQGTIKVLVLAA, encoded by the exons ATGGGAGGAGGAGGAGAGCGTTCAATCGGAGCTTTAGTTCCGACGGTGAAATCGGAGCCGGAGAATGCCGGTGAAACTTCAGCACCGGCGGCAGTGACGGTGGAGCTTCAGGAGCAAATTCCGGTGCCGGAGAAGGAAGAGGAAGTGGATAAGGACATGTTATGTCCGATATGTATGCAAATTATAAAGGATGCTTTTCTGACGGCGTGTGGACATAGCTTTTGTTACATGTGCATTGTTACTCATCTTCACAACAAAAGTGATTGTCCTTGTTGCTCTCATTACTTGACTACTAATCACCTTTACCCTAATTTCCTACTCAATAAG TTATTGATGAAGAGATCTGCTCGCCAAATGGCCAAAAGTGCAACACCTGTGGAACAACTTCGTCAAGCAATACAGCAG GATTCTCATCTGATTCTTAGGCAGGGATGCGATGTGTCCATCAAAGAGCTGGAGAGTTTATTATCACTACtaatggaaaagaaaagaaaaatggaacaAGAAGAAGCTGAAACAAATCTTCAGATTCTGCTTGAGTTTCTCCAGTGTTTAAGGAAGCAAAAAGTTGAAGAGCTTTATGAg ATCCAAAATGATCTCAAGTACATTAAAGAAGACATAAATGCTGTGGAGAAGCGTAGAATAGAGTTATATAGGGCAAGGAGTAGATATTCAGCGAAAATGAGAATGCTAGTAGATGATTCTTCGGCAATGACAGTCAGGCCTTCATTGGGAGATAAGGAAAGTGGTGCAATTGTTTCTAGTTCTGTCGGTTCACAAGAACAAGTTCGTGTTGGTACTACACAGACCAGGAACACTGATGCAGGAGCTCCTGGGATTTCTCAACTTGTTCAATGGAAGGATGACCACGGTGGATCAGATTCACAGCATCCTAATCAACCTGGACAGGCAATAGCAAGGAAAAAACGTGTTCACGCACAG TTCAATGAGCTTCAAACCTGTTACCTGCAAAAGAGGCGCTATTGGGCAAGACAGCCAGAGAAACAGAAGGAAAGGGTAGCAAATGTCATGAATAGAGAAGGTTATTCTGCGGGACTTGAAGATTTTCAATCTGTTCTGTCTACCTTTACGCGATACAG TCGTTTGAGGGTTGTTGCTGAACTTAGACATTCTGACCTTTTCCACTCAGCCAATATAGTTTCAAG TATTGAATTTGACCGAGATGATGAATTGTTTGCTACTGCTGGGGTGTCACGAAGAATTAAGGTCTTTGAGTTTGCATCG GTGGTAAACGAACCAGCAGATGCGCAATGTCCTGTTGTTGAAATGTCTACACGATCCAAATTAAGTTGTTTGAGCTGGAACAAGTGCACTAAAAACCAGTTAGCAAGCAGTGACTATGAGGGCATAGTGACGGTTTGGGATGTTACAACTCGTCAG AGTGTGATGGAGTATGAGGAGCATGAAAAACGAGCATGGAGTGTTGACTTTTGCTGTACTGAACCTTCTCTGCTTGTGTCTGGTAGTGATGATTGCAAG GTCAAAGTTTGGTGCACGAAGCAGGAAGCCAGCGTTCTTACGATTGACATGAAAGCTAACATTTGCTCAGTGAAGTATAATCCTGGATCCAGTGTTCATGTAGCT GTGGGTTCTGCCGATCATCACATTCACTATTATGACTTGAGAAATGTTAGCCAGCCACTGCATATTTTCAGTGGGCACCGTAAAGCTGTTTCTTATGTAAAGTTTTTATCCAACAATGAGTTAGCTTCTGCTTCAACAGATAGTACATTGTGTTTGTGGGATGTCAGGGAGAATGTTCCA CTGCATACTTTTAAAGGACATGCAAATGAGAAGAACTTTGTGGGGCTTACAGTAAACAGCGAATACCTTGCATGTGGCAGTGAGACAAATGAAGTGTTTGTTTATCACAAG GCAATTTCTAAGCCAGCAGCTTGGCACAAATTTGGTTCTGATGATCAGAATGATCCAGATGAGGACATGGGATCATATTTCATCAGTGCTGTTTGTTGGAAACGTGACAGCCCAACAATTCTAACGGCAAATAGTCAAGGGACAATAAAAGTACTTGTCCTTGCTGCTTGA
- the LOC107827195 gene encoding E3 ubiquitin-protein ligase COP1 isoform X1 — MGGGGERSIGALVPTVKSEPENAGETSAPAAVTVELQEQIPVPEKEEEVDKDMLCPICMQIIKDAFLTACGHSFCYMCIVTHLHNKSDCPCCSHYLTTNHLYPNFLLNKLLMKRSARQMAKSATPVEQLRQAIQQGCDVSIKELESLLSLLMEKKRKMEQEEAETNLQILLEFLQCLRKQKVEELYEIQNDLKYIKEDINAVEKRRIELYRARSRYSAKMRMLVDDSSAMTVRPSLGDKESGAIVSSSVGSQEQVRVGTTQTRNTDAGAPGISQLVQWKDDHGGSDSQHPNQPGQAIARKKRVHAQFNELQTCYLQKRRYWARQPEKQKERVANVMNREGYSAGLEDFQSVLSTFTRYSRLRVVAELRHSDLFHSANIVSSIEFDRDDELFATAGVSRRIKVFEFASVVNEPADAQCPVVEMSTRSKLSCLSWNKCTKNQLASSDYEGIVTVWDVTTRQSVMEYEEHEKRAWSVDFCCTEPSLLVSGSDDCKVKVWCTKQEASVLTIDMKANICSVKYNPGSSVHVAVGSADHHIHYYDLRNVSQPLHIFSGHRKAVSYVKFLSNNELASASTDSTLCLWDVRENVPLHTFKGHANEKNFVGLTVNSEYLACGSETNEVFVYHKAISKPAAWHKFGSDDQNDPDEDMGSYFISAVCWKRDSPTILTANSQGTIKVLVLAA, encoded by the exons ATGGGAGGAGGAGGAGAGCGTTCAATCGGAGCTTTAGTTCCGACGGTGAAATCGGAGCCGGAGAATGCCGGTGAAACTTCAGCACCGGCGGCAGTGACGGTGGAGCTTCAGGAGCAAATTCCGGTGCCGGAGAAGGAAGAGGAAGTGGATAAGGACATGTTATGTCCGATATGTATGCAAATTATAAAGGATGCTTTTCTGACGGCGTGTGGACATAGCTTTTGTTACATGTGCATTGTTACTCATCTTCACAACAAAAGTGATTGTCCTTGTTGCTCTCATTACTTGACTACTAATCACCTTTACCCTAATTTCCTACTCAATAAG TTATTGATGAAGAGATCTGCTCGCCAAATGGCCAAAAGTGCAACACCTGTGGAACAACTTCGTCAAGCAATACAGCAG GGATGCGATGTGTCCATCAAAGAGCTGGAGAGTTTATTATCACTACtaatggaaaagaaaagaaaaatggaacaAGAAGAAGCTGAAACAAATCTTCAGATTCTGCTTGAGTTTCTCCAGTGTTTAAGGAAGCAAAAAGTTGAAGAGCTTTATGAg ATCCAAAATGATCTCAAGTACATTAAAGAAGACATAAATGCTGTGGAGAAGCGTAGAATAGAGTTATATAGGGCAAGGAGTAGATATTCAGCGAAAATGAGAATGCTAGTAGATGATTCTTCGGCAATGACAGTCAGGCCTTCATTGGGAGATAAGGAAAGTGGTGCAATTGTTTCTAGTTCTGTCGGTTCACAAGAACAAGTTCGTGTTGGTACTACACAGACCAGGAACACTGATGCAGGAGCTCCTGGGATTTCTCAACTTGTTCAATGGAAGGATGACCACGGTGGATCAGATTCACAGCATCCTAATCAACCTGGACAGGCAATAGCAAGGAAAAAACGTGTTCACGCACAG TTCAATGAGCTTCAAACCTGTTACCTGCAAAAGAGGCGCTATTGGGCAAGACAGCCAGAGAAACAGAAGGAAAGGGTAGCAAATGTCATGAATAGAGAAGGTTATTCTGCGGGACTTGAAGATTTTCAATCTGTTCTGTCTACCTTTACGCGATACAG TCGTTTGAGGGTTGTTGCTGAACTTAGACATTCTGACCTTTTCCACTCAGCCAATATAGTTTCAAG TATTGAATTTGACCGAGATGATGAATTGTTTGCTACTGCTGGGGTGTCACGAAGAATTAAGGTCTTTGAGTTTGCATCG GTGGTAAACGAACCAGCAGATGCGCAATGTCCTGTTGTTGAAATGTCTACACGATCCAAATTAAGTTGTTTGAGCTGGAACAAGTGCACTAAAAACCAGTTAGCAAGCAGTGACTATGAGGGCATAGTGACGGTTTGGGATGTTACAACTCGTCAG AGTGTGATGGAGTATGAGGAGCATGAAAAACGAGCATGGAGTGTTGACTTTTGCTGTACTGAACCTTCTCTGCTTGTGTCTGGTAGTGATGATTGCAAG GTCAAAGTTTGGTGCACGAAGCAGGAAGCCAGCGTTCTTACGATTGACATGAAAGCTAACATTTGCTCAGTGAAGTATAATCCTGGATCCAGTGTTCATGTAGCT GTGGGTTCTGCCGATCATCACATTCACTATTATGACTTGAGAAATGTTAGCCAGCCACTGCATATTTTCAGTGGGCACCGTAAAGCTGTTTCTTATGTAAAGTTTTTATCCAACAATGAGTTAGCTTCTGCTTCAACAGATAGTACATTGTGTTTGTGGGATGTCAGGGAGAATGTTCCA CTGCATACTTTTAAAGGACATGCAAATGAGAAGAACTTTGTGGGGCTTACAGTAAACAGCGAATACCTTGCATGTGGCAGTGAGACAAATGAAGTGTTTGTTTATCACAAG GCAATTTCTAAGCCAGCAGCTTGGCACAAATTTGGTTCTGATGATCAGAATGATCCAGATGAGGACATGGGATCATATTTCATCAGTGCTGTTTGTTGGAAACGTGACAGCCCAACAATTCTAACGGCAAATAGTCAAGGGACAATAAAAGTACTTGTCCTTGCTGCTTGA
- the LOC107827195 gene encoding E3 ubiquitin-protein ligase COP1 isoform X3 codes for MEKKRKMEQEEAETNLQILLEFLQCLRKQKVEELYEIQNDLKYIKEDINAVEKRRIELYRARSRYSAKMRMLVDDSSAMTVRPSLGDKESGAIVSSSVGSQEQVRVGTTQTRNTDAGAPGISQLVQWKDDHGGSDSQHPNQPGQAIARKKRVHAQFNELQTCYLQKRRYWARQPEKQKERVANVMNREGYSAGLEDFQSVLSTFTRYSRLRVVAELRHSDLFHSANIVSSIEFDRDDELFATAGVSRRIKVFEFASVVNEPADAQCPVVEMSTRSKLSCLSWNKCTKNQLASSDYEGIVTVWDVTTRQSVMEYEEHEKRAWSVDFCCTEPSLLVSGSDDCKVKVWCTKQEASVLTIDMKANICSVKYNPGSSVHVAVGSADHHIHYYDLRNVSQPLHIFSGHRKAVSYVKFLSNNELASASTDSTLCLWDVRENVPLHTFKGHANEKNFVGLTVNSEYLACGSETNEVFVYHKAISKPAAWHKFGSDDQNDPDEDMGSYFISAVCWKRDSPTILTANSQGTIKVLVLAA; via the exons atggaaaagaaaagaaaaatggaacaAGAAGAAGCTGAAACAAATCTTCAGATTCTGCTTGAGTTTCTCCAGTGTTTAAGGAAGCAAAAAGTTGAAGAGCTTTATGAg ATCCAAAATGATCTCAAGTACATTAAAGAAGACATAAATGCTGTGGAGAAGCGTAGAATAGAGTTATATAGGGCAAGGAGTAGATATTCAGCGAAAATGAGAATGCTAGTAGATGATTCTTCGGCAATGACAGTCAGGCCTTCATTGGGAGATAAGGAAAGTGGTGCAATTGTTTCTAGTTCTGTCGGTTCACAAGAACAAGTTCGTGTTGGTACTACACAGACCAGGAACACTGATGCAGGAGCTCCTGGGATTTCTCAACTTGTTCAATGGAAGGATGACCACGGTGGATCAGATTCACAGCATCCTAATCAACCTGGACAGGCAATAGCAAGGAAAAAACGTGTTCACGCACAG TTCAATGAGCTTCAAACCTGTTACCTGCAAAAGAGGCGCTATTGGGCAAGACAGCCAGAGAAACAGAAGGAAAGGGTAGCAAATGTCATGAATAGAGAAGGTTATTCTGCGGGACTTGAAGATTTTCAATCTGTTCTGTCTACCTTTACGCGATACAG TCGTTTGAGGGTTGTTGCTGAACTTAGACATTCTGACCTTTTCCACTCAGCCAATATAGTTTCAAG TATTGAATTTGACCGAGATGATGAATTGTTTGCTACTGCTGGGGTGTCACGAAGAATTAAGGTCTTTGAGTTTGCATCG GTGGTAAACGAACCAGCAGATGCGCAATGTCCTGTTGTTGAAATGTCTACACGATCCAAATTAAGTTGTTTGAGCTGGAACAAGTGCACTAAAAACCAGTTAGCAAGCAGTGACTATGAGGGCATAGTGACGGTTTGGGATGTTACAACTCGTCAG AGTGTGATGGAGTATGAGGAGCATGAAAAACGAGCATGGAGTGTTGACTTTTGCTGTACTGAACCTTCTCTGCTTGTGTCTGGTAGTGATGATTGCAAG GTCAAAGTTTGGTGCACGAAGCAGGAAGCCAGCGTTCTTACGATTGACATGAAAGCTAACATTTGCTCAGTGAAGTATAATCCTGGATCCAGTGTTCATGTAGCT GTGGGTTCTGCCGATCATCACATTCACTATTATGACTTGAGAAATGTTAGCCAGCCACTGCATATTTTCAGTGGGCACCGTAAAGCTGTTTCTTATGTAAAGTTTTTATCCAACAATGAGTTAGCTTCTGCTTCAACAGATAGTACATTGTGTTTGTGGGATGTCAGGGAGAATGTTCCA CTGCATACTTTTAAAGGACATGCAAATGAGAAGAACTTTGTGGGGCTTACAGTAAACAGCGAATACCTTGCATGTGGCAGTGAGACAAATGAAGTGTTTGTTTATCACAAG GCAATTTCTAAGCCAGCAGCTTGGCACAAATTTGGTTCTGATGATCAGAATGATCCAGATGAGGACATGGGATCATATTTCATCAGTGCTGTTTGTTGGAAACGTGACAGCCCAACAATTCTAACGGCAAATAGTCAAGGGACAATAAAAGTACTTGTCCTTGCTGCTTGA